Within Oceanicoccus sp. KOV_DT_Chl, the genomic segment CCCTAAAAAAGCACCCACTACACCAAAAGGAATCACCGCATAATAATCAGGGGCTGGGCATACGACTTAAGCGGAATCGCCAACGCGGCATAAACCAATATCAACATCACCAGCGTACCAATCAATAAACTATTGGTATTCTCTTCCTGCTCTTCTGCCTCACCGCTCAAGCGGTATTTTACTGCAGGATGACGAGCCAAAACTTGTTCCATCACTTCCTGCTCGATCGTATTAACGACGGCACTGGAACTGGTTCTGGTTTTATCGACATCAGCCTGCACATTTACCACACGATGACGATTTATCCGTTTAATGGTACTCACACCGGTACTTTCAACAATCGTCCCGACGACATCAAAAGGCACTTTACTGCCGTCCGGCAACTGCACCCACATCGAGCGCAGCGTTTCCAGGCTTTCGCGCTGTTCTTTGGGGAAACGCACATAAACACGCACTTCATGGCGACCACGTTGCAAGCGTTGAATCTCGGCACCAAAAAACGCCTGCCTTACTTGCCGCGCTAACTCAGCCTGACCCAGCCCCAAAGCCTGCCCCTCCCGAGTAATACGAATATCAACTTCAGGGCCGCCGGCGTCAAAAGTGTCACGCACATCGAATACACCATCAAAGGTTAACAATTCCAGCTTGATTTCGTCCGCCGCTAACCGCAGCTGATCTAAATCGTCAGACTGCAATTCAATATTGACTGGCAAGCCACTAAAACCGGCACTGGCATCAACAGATAAGGCTTTAACTCCAGGTAGTTCACCAATCGCCTGACGCCAGCGGTTTGCCAATGCCACCG encodes:
- a CDS encoding efflux RND transporter permease subunit encodes the protein MKAVKHRYVSLAIFIAVFIIVIGFLQSGILRFVFFPSVPANSMKVTLQMPQGTSYQKTHEYALRIEQAALQVNEEYRKQWGKDVIAALEVEAKADNEARIMAELVSSTERDVTSVALANRWRQAIGELPGVKALSVDASAGFSGLPVNIELQSDDLDQLRLAADEIKLELLTFDGVFDVRDTFDAGGPEVDIRITREGQALGLGQAELARQVRQAFFGAEIQRLQRGRHEVRVYVRFPKEQRESLETLRSMWVQLPDGSKVPFDVVGTIVESTGVSTIKRINRHRVVNVQADVDKTRTSSSAVVNTIEQEVMEQVLARHPAVKYRLSGEAEEQEENTNSLLIGTLVMLILVYAALAIPLKSYAQPLIIMR